Proteins co-encoded in one Haladaptatus sp. ZSTT2 genomic window:
- a CDS encoding metal ABC transporter ATP-binding protein — protein sequence MTAIIAVENVSFGYGARPVVEDVSLTVEAGEFLGLVGPNGSGKSTLLKLMLGLLAPDSGRITLFGEPATEFSHGERIGYVAQDVTSAAKEMPITVREVVTMGRYPRVGFGRLTARDRGIVNEAMETVDIAHLEARRLTHLSGGQRQRVFIARALAAEADLLALDEPAVGVDAESREAFYDLLKQLNGDGLTIILIEHDIGVVTEHATNIACINRRLFFHGEPAGFTASDALAEAYGANQRVLHHDHAHPDHDPNHNETGDQP from the coding sequence ATGACGGCCATCATCGCTGTCGAGAACGTCTCGTTTGGCTATGGAGCGCGTCCCGTCGTCGAAGACGTGTCGCTCACGGTCGAAGCCGGGGAGTTTCTCGGACTCGTCGGGCCGAACGGTTCTGGCAAGAGCACGCTGTTGAAACTCATGTTGGGGCTGCTCGCTCCCGACTCGGGGCGCATCACGCTGTTCGGTGAACCCGCGACGGAATTCAGCCACGGTGAGCGCATCGGCTACGTCGCCCAAGACGTGACCAGCGCGGCAAAGGAGATGCCGATTACCGTCCGCGAGGTGGTCACGATGGGGCGCTACCCGCGGGTTGGCTTCGGCCGACTCACCGCGCGCGACCGCGGAATCGTAAACGAAGCCATGGAGACGGTAGACATCGCCCACCTCGAAGCGCGGCGACTCACCCACCTCTCTGGCGGGCAGCGCCAGCGCGTGTTCATCGCCCGCGCGCTCGCCGCGGAAGCCGACCTGCTCGCGCTCGACGAGCCTGCAGTCGGCGTGGACGCAGAATCCCGCGAGGCGTTCTACGACCTGCTCAAGCAGCTCAACGGCGACGGCCTCACGATTATCCTCATTGAACACGACATCGGCGTCGTCACCGAACACGCGACGAACATCGCCTGCATCAACCGCCGACTGTTCTTCCACGGTGAGCCTGCGGGCTTCACCGCGAGCGACGCGCTCGCAGAGGCGTACGGCGCGAACCAGCGCGTCCTCCACCACGACCACGCACATCCAGACCACGACCCCAACCACAACGAGACGGGTGACCAGCCATGA
- a CDS encoding metal ABC transporter substrate-binding protein → MSGFTRRSVLQCGGALAVSAFAGCVADGPSDTAGEQLATASFFVLADFATNIVEDGAAIDNLVPIGQHGHGWEPGPSIQTSILDAAAFIYMGEGFQPWADNVVTNLERDAPELVVIEARHGISLLDAGGHESDEDDHEATGKDPHFWLDPQRAAQAVDTIASGLSIADSAQAETYRQGATAYAATLAELDTEIEAALAMRTRDTVLVAGHDAFQYLAARYDFEVHALSSLSPDTEPTPQDVREAQAVIAEHGIEHVLAPVFESDRAARQLVEETDAKDVLPITSIPTTTAEWDAQGWGYVDIMREVNLPTLREALGA, encoded by the coding sequence ATGAGTGGATTTACGCGCCGGTCGGTACTCCAGTGTGGGGGCGCGCTCGCAGTGAGTGCATTCGCGGGGTGTGTAGCGGACGGTCCGAGTGACACAGCCGGTGAGCAACTGGCGACGGCATCGTTTTTCGTGCTCGCTGATTTCGCCACCAACATCGTCGAAGATGGCGCTGCAATCGACAACCTCGTGCCGATTGGGCAACACGGCCACGGCTGGGAACCGGGGCCGAGTATCCAAACCTCGATTCTCGACGCTGCGGCGTTCATCTACATGGGCGAAGGGTTCCAGCCGTGGGCGGACAACGTCGTCACAAATCTCGAACGCGATGCGCCCGAACTCGTCGTCATCGAGGCCCGACACGGCATCTCGCTTCTCGATGCGGGTGGTCACGAATCCGACGAAGACGACCACGAAGCGACAGGGAAAGATCCCCACTTCTGGCTCGACCCACAACGCGCCGCGCAAGCGGTCGATACCATCGCTTCGGGGCTTTCCATTGCGGATTCAGCGCAGGCAGAAACCTACCGGCAGGGTGCGACTGCCTACGCAGCCACACTCGCGGAACTCGACACCGAAATCGAAGCGGCGCTCGCGATGCGCACGCGCGACACCGTCCTCGTCGCCGGCCACGACGCCTTTCAATATCTCGCAGCCCGCTACGATTTCGAGGTGCACGCGCTCTCGTCGCTCTCACCGGACACAGAACCAACGCCACAAGACGTGCGCGAAGCCCAAGCAGTCATCGCCGAACACGGTATCGAGCACGTCCTCGCGCCGGTGTTCGAATCAGACCGCGCTGCCCGACAACTGGTCGAAGAGACGGACGCAAAAGACGTGCTTCCCATCACCTCGATTCCGACGACGACCGCAGAGTGGGACGCACAGGGCTGGGGATATGTCGACATCATGCGCGAGGTGAACCTCCCGACGCTTCGTGAGGCGCTCGGCGCATGA